Proteins encoded together in one Amblyomma americanum isolate KBUSLIRL-KWMA chromosome 1, ASM5285725v1, whole genome shotgun sequence window:
- the LOC144113316 gene encoding uncharacterized protein LOC144113316 produces MVYCVPTVTRRRSAPRRTTSTYDLAVSSLNFFLASGCLAVVGFMFGFGTFATGLLASACLAAMAIPLAFEASPRRTRFRWSCRAALAAASRCLSNFAGQPWHGSSLSGNMLRNPFCFVLQVVALLLRTELLSCSFRAALRHNESLGAYPVSSTCVGDICLVDDPTAPVIIATPMPTAVTSDHMTRFPAIKGETALSLISGHGSSLSGNMLRNPFCFVLQVSRYLPTKCYRSDNRFLVLLPSPLPLMNVFDYVISIPRDLLVCGDVEANPGPTEKEMLSELLDGQGKLTAAVEALHYSQTDIERNISALTDRIEGLEKQLVGLHALNNRVNVIEDTVAKVDKQLSALISKVDDLENRSRRNNLVIYGLAEEDEETVADLERKLITEVFQDKLELTVTGTERCHRLGRKIGDKKRPVIVKFIDYREKVSALKSAYKLKGSATSISEDFYQNAGNTKAPVEECHTGKR; encoded by the exons ATGGTGTACTGTGTGCCCACTGTCACCAGACGCCGCTCGGCCCCCCGGCGCACGACGTCAACATATGACCTGGCTGTCTCTTCCTTAAACTTTTTCCTTGCCTCAGG ttgcTTGGCAGTTGTCGGTTTCATGTTCGGTTTCGGCACATTTGCCACAGGTCTCCTTGCCTCTGCATGTCTTGCTGCCATGGCcatacctttggcatttgaagcatCTCCTAGG cggacaagatttagatggtcttgtcgggctgcccttgctgctgcttcACGCTGTCTTTCAAATTTCGCAGGTCAGCCCTGGCATGGCAGCAGCCTCAGCGGCAACATGCTAAGGAACCCTTTCTGTTTTGTGCTGCAGGTTGTGGCGCTTCTGCTGCGAACTGAGCTATTGTCATGCAGTTTCCGCGCTGCATTACGCCACAATGAAAGCCTTGGGGCGTATCCAGTATCGTCTACATGTGTCGGTGACATCTGCCTTGTGGATGATCCAACAGCGCCAGTTATCATCGCCACGCCTATGCCAACAGCGGTTACGTCGGACCACATGACCCGATTCCCAGCTATAAAAGGAGAGACAGCACTGAGCCTCatcagtgggcatggcagcagcctCAGCGGCAACATGCTAAGGAACCCTTTCTGTTTTGTGCTGCAGGTTAGTCGGTACTTACCTACTAAATGCTATCGAAGTGATAACCGCTTCTTAGTGCTGCTGCCCAGCCCACTACCTTTGATGAATGTTTTCGACTATGTCATTTCTATACCAAGAGACCTGTTGGTATGTGGCGATGTAGAGGCAAATCCGGGCcctacagaaaaagaaatgctttcagAATTACTGGACGGCCAGGGAAAATTGACCGCAGCTGTGGAAGCTTTACATTACTCTCAAACCGATATTGAGCGGAACATTTCAGCTCTGACCGACCGCATAGAAGGTCTTGAAAAACAGCTGGTAGGTTTGCACGCTTTGAACAACCGTGTGAATGTAATAGAGGACACTGTCGCGAAGGTTGACAAGCAGTTATCAGCACTCATCTCCAAAGTCGATGACTTGGAAAATAGGAGTCGCAGAAACAATTTAGTTATATACGGATTAGCTGAGGAGGATGAAGAGACAGTGGCTGATCTTGAAAGAAAACTTATTACTGAGGTCTTTCAAGACAAATTAGAGTTAACTGTCACTGGCACTGAGAGGTGTCATAGACTTGGTCGCAAAATTGGAGATAAGAAACGCCCCGTGATAGTGAAATTTATAGATTACCGAGAAAAGGTTTCGGCATTAAAATCAGCCTACAAGCTAAAGGGTTCCGCAACTTCAATCTCTGAAGACTTCTACCAGAATGCGGGAAATACGAAAGCACCTGTGGAAGAGTGCCACACAGGAAAAAGATAA
- the LOC144116365 gene encoding uncharacterized protein LOC144116365, translating to MASTSRAAAARKLRVYMEIDTPESLFLHENSSSDDSEGNFCSSDLARTVKLRRTDPERQQPCSASFPGDYPGAQRGQLAWSRKNHHHTVAIGYILQVVGHPVNIGDNRRSGLWSTATFVGCSSLQSLQKLLPECPLLAKGNQLSVTCQPDC from the exons ATGGCGTCGACGTCGCGCGCCGCAGCTGCACGGAAACTGCGCGTTTACATGGAAATTGATACACCTGAGAGCTTGTTTTTGCACGAGAACAGCAGCAGTGATGACTCAGAAGGCAACTTCTGTTCATCAGACTTAGCACGGACAGTGAAATTGCGTCGAACCGACCCGGAACGTCAACAGCCATGCTCG GCATCTTTTCCTGGAGACTACCCGGGGGCACAAAGAGGCCAACTTGCGTGGTCCAGAAAAAACCACCACCACACCGTTGCGATTGGCTACATTCttcaggttgtgggacaccctgTGAACATAGGGGACAACCGCCGGTCTGGTCTTTGGTCGACCGCCACCTTCGTGGGATGTTCCAGCCTTCAGTCTTTGCAGAAGCTTCTACCAGAGTGTCCACTACTGGCAAAGGGAAATCAGCTCTCTGTAACCTGCCAACCTGACTGTTGA